One window of the Anopheles aquasalis chromosome X, idAnoAquaMG_Q_19, whole genome shotgun sequence genome contains the following:
- the LOC126580903 gene encoding uncharacterized protein LOC126580903, giving the protein MVMVAVRLLRWIPICTVLVAIQEWHRTLALRLTNMNVPEVVDYRDTVTLSCSYDLGLHQLNSVKWYKGNQEFYRYAPMLTPKVTVYPVDGIAIATDRPTICNQYLCSIRLTGLGRRSSGEYRCEISGDAPEFKLANGTHNMTVEALPIEDPTISGLSSSYLPHEHILANCTSDRSSLPVRLLWFINGRTVPMEYLQQQQETTLESDSFHLRYRTLEMRVPIDRLVQRELDNAIHIKCVATVDLVPGASREAKAVIALRSHRSSLFGFGGGGGGAGGHHSNAAGAVVATTTATATGRSRLLLVLLSAQFIMMWVGFPVPGSLPDSSGHSL; this is encoded by the exons AATGGCACCGGACGCTCGCCCTGCGGCTGACGAATATGAACGTCCCGGAGGTGGTCGACTACCGTGACACGGTCACCCTTTCCTGTAGCTACGATCTCGGCCTGCACCAGCTGAACTCGGTCAAATGGTACAAGGGCAACCAGGAGTTTTACCG GTATGCCCCGATGCTGACACCCAAGGTAACGGTGTACCCGGTCGATGGGATTGCCATCGCGACGGACCGGCCAACCATCTGCAACCAGTACCTCTGCTCGATTCGGCTAACGGGGCTGGGGCGCCGGTCCAGTGGTGAGTACCGGTGCGAGATATCGGGCGATGCGCCCGAATTCAAGCTGGCGAACGGGACGCACAACATGACGGTCGAGGCACTGCCGATCGAGGACCCAACCATCAGTGGGCTCAGCTCGAGCTATCTACCGCACGAGCACATCCTGGCGAACTGCACCTCGGACCGGTCCAGCTTGCCGGTACGGTTGCTGTGGTTCATCAACGGTCGCACG GTCCCGATGGAGtatctccagcagcagcaggagacgaCACTCGAGAGCGATTCGTTCCACCTGCGGTATCGCACCCTGGAGATGCgggtaccgatcgatcggttggtgcAGCGCGAGCTAGACAACGCCATCCATATCAAGTGTGTCGCGACGGTCGACCTGGTACCGGGGGCCAGCCGGGAGGCGAAAGCGGTGATAGCGCTCCGCAGTCACCGATCGTCGCTGTTCggcttcggtggtggtggtggtggtgctggtggccatcacAGTAATGCTGCCGGGGCCGTTGTCgctaccaccactgccactgccaccggtcgaagccggctgctgctggtgctactcaGTG CTCAATTCATCATGATGTGGGTAGGATTTCCGGTGCCCGGTTCGCTCCCCGATTCCAGTGGTCACTCACTTTGA